In one window of Arthrobacter pascens DNA:
- a CDS encoding NACHT domain-containing protein: MGMGRNGTESVRGSAIRPNEAEQFMASLIVCHGGAIEELRKGGRRKSQDVSLADLWVPSASAIAVIVIAGREDLPLADAIALTRIVDGKHAKFTKAMENIAQDIAATLKGDKPFGEDWILQLCRGLRAGERETDALCSFGTVLSSGPATVEGLRRAIRDAERSRNSLLDTYLLDAAETLRELPVHYPAHLDVLRLAGVLRAGEVLQKSMLDQARNEGLYSDGAPALGDLHPALKLAAEHPRCILLADPGQGKTTVLQALVLDHVINDQKPALFMRLDDLGRIASERPPTSLQDAAEAVILASDLRLNFFCPHEARAALASQITDNPDFLLAFDGLDEVSLPERRAAVERVLHILARSAAGSITLSSRYAGYVRPPFIDIELGLGPMEDPEAFVGDWFSAGQPGKNRALEAIRSAKFADLSSIPLLAGFICYVAETEQVSNTKYGVYTQYIALFLAQKWKPRQLWRSSAKILERERIATELAWFMGTRPDSTPSNQAAGGLPQPSLALTISIGDWGRQSNVSDEMASFVEHDGLLVPHESKLSSSNDLAQPYRWIHRTIQEHLTGRALGELVEKNPDTARRYIRSALLRPTWTVILEHAAERINERGTLPRVIDDLLDFVDEGDVDDTLLRAAASLLTHCDTTHRRNEVIARLVDNGLFHSAFMLDPTLLREHLEMTINNMQFEDLEHLSYNIESWIDAEAFDEKWMPILMELDKMGLAKAAYLGAMAKLDQNTAEKQAIDLLIADPFKNTPYRFNHVFQNASTEAITSLLEAAKKSANDYPRQHEFLAAAQYAKHPSFRDLVRATFELHQQPHEALLYFADPHAQVPWDLLDLPADVISASLHNPQTPPEIASAVARFCPPAALEPFRALSPWARIGAWARPPEINGRPDFPSGWSATRANEALARLLGGEKDAPGLTVEQIEEYHIAVQWGMQHPGQVQGITLLEVVRLNDNDLYPRYWWMGGIGWLPYEVGLMPTSFIIQTLRDAISDSYDWTFPLTFMMSKVVSERSFDEMNEVLSALLTLAGKHPDKGDMPVRGWYSPQNDEQATTWALRFLDFAAAHAESKQLASRAIKTAVSWLHSHGTLPTHWAQCIAIHRATHSSGNP, from the coding sequence ATGGGCATGGGGAGGAATGGCACCGAGTCGGTTAGGGGTTCTGCGATCCGACCGAACGAGGCCGAGCAATTCATGGCGTCATTGATTGTCTGCCACGGCGGGGCGATCGAGGAGCTGAGGAAGGGGGGCCGAAGAAAGTCGCAGGACGTTTCCCTCGCCGACCTATGGGTACCGAGCGCAAGCGCCATCGCCGTCATCGTAATCGCCGGACGAGAAGATCTCCCACTCGCAGATGCAATTGCGTTGACGCGGATCGTCGACGGCAAGCACGCGAAGTTCACGAAGGCTATGGAGAATATCGCGCAGGACATCGCGGCCACCCTGAAGGGGGACAAGCCTTTCGGAGAGGACTGGATTCTCCAGCTGTGCAGGGGGCTCCGCGCCGGAGAGCGGGAAACTGATGCACTGTGCAGTTTCGGCACGGTTCTGAGCAGCGGGCCTGCGACCGTTGAAGGGCTGCGACGGGCGATACGCGATGCCGAAAGGTCGAGGAACAGTCTCCTTGACACATACCTCCTCGATGCCGCAGAAACGTTGCGGGAGCTCCCTGTCCACTATCCAGCGCATCTGGACGTGCTCCGGCTGGCCGGTGTCTTGCGGGCCGGCGAGGTGCTCCAGAAGTCCATGCTTGACCAGGCGCGGAACGAGGGGCTCTATTCCGACGGCGCCCCGGCGTTGGGAGATCTCCACCCGGCACTGAAGCTCGCTGCGGAGCACCCCCGGTGCATCCTCCTCGCCGATCCCGGACAGGGAAAGACAACGGTCCTGCAGGCCCTGGTCCTGGACCACGTGATCAATGACCAGAAGCCGGCGCTCTTCATGCGGCTCGACGATCTGGGCAGGATCGCCTCCGAGCGTCCGCCGACGAGTCTCCAGGATGCAGCCGAGGCGGTCATCCTCGCTTCAGACCTGCGCCTGAACTTCTTTTGCCCCCATGAGGCCAGAGCGGCTCTAGCCTCACAGATCACCGACAATCCGGACTTCCTGCTCGCTTTCGACGGGCTGGACGAGGTCTCCCTTCCGGAACGTCGAGCGGCAGTCGAACGAGTACTGCACATCCTCGCCCGATCAGCGGCAGGGAGCATCACACTTTCATCGCGGTACGCCGGCTACGTGAGGCCTCCGTTCATCGACATCGAGCTCGGGCTCGGACCCATGGAAGATCCAGAAGCGTTCGTCGGCGACTGGTTCAGCGCAGGCCAGCCCGGGAAAAACCGTGCCCTGGAAGCAATCCGGTCCGCCAAGTTCGCCGATCTGTCGAGCATCCCGCTCCTGGCAGGCTTCATTTGCTATGTGGCCGAAACCGAGCAGGTAAGCAACACCAAATACGGTGTCTACACCCAGTACATCGCGCTGTTCCTTGCCCAGAAATGGAAACCGAGACAACTCTGGCGCAGCAGCGCCAAGATATTGGAGAGAGAGCGGATCGCCACAGAGCTCGCCTGGTTCATGGGCACCCGTCCAGACTCCACCCCCAGCAACCAAGCAGCGGGGGGCCTCCCGCAGCCTTCATTGGCCCTCACCATCTCGATAGGAGACTGGGGGCGACAGAGTAACGTCTCCGACGAGATGGCCAGCTTCGTAGAGCACGACGGACTCCTCGTGCCTCACGAAAGCAAGCTCTCATCCTCGAATGATCTCGCCCAGCCGTATCGGTGGATCCACCGCACCATTCAGGAACACCTGACCGGCCGTGCCTTGGGCGAGCTTGTCGAGAAGAATCCCGACACCGCTCGCCGCTACATCAGGTCCGCCCTCCTACGCCCAACCTGGACCGTGATCCTCGAACACGCCGCCGAGCGGATTAACGAGCGAGGCACTCTTCCGCGGGTCATAGACGACCTCCTTGACTTCGTGGATGAAGGAGACGTGGATGACACACTCCTCCGAGCAGCGGCTTCACTGCTCACGCACTGCGACACTACCCACCGCCGCAATGAAGTAATTGCACGACTGGTCGATAACGGACTTTTTCACAGTGCTTTTATGCTGGACCCAACGCTTCTTCGCGAGCACCTGGAAATGACTATCAATAATATGCAATTCGAAGACCTCGAGCACCTGTCCTACAACATAGAATCATGGATAGATGCGGAAGCTTTTGACGAAAAGTGGATGCCCATCCTCATGGAATTAGACAAGATGGGCTTGGCCAAGGCAGCATACTTAGGCGCGATGGCAAAATTGGATCAAAACACCGCCGAGAAACAAGCCATTGATTTATTAATAGCCGACCCTTTCAAGAACACGCCGTATCGGTTCAACCATGTATTCCAGAATGCCAGCACTGAGGCGATCACCTCACTCCTGGAAGCAGCCAAGAAAAGCGCAAACGATTACCCCCGGCAACACGAGTTCCTGGCAGCAGCCCAATATGCAAAACATCCAAGCTTTCGCGACTTGGTTCGGGCCACCTTTGAACTCCACCAACAGCCCCACGAAGCACTTCTGTACTTCGCTGATCCACATGCTCAAGTTCCATGGGATCTCCTCGACCTCCCCGCGGACGTAATCTCCGCCTCGCTCCATAACCCCCAGACGCCTCCTGAGATCGCATCTGCGGTCGCCAGATTCTGTCCTCCAGCAGCGCTCGAACCTTTTCGAGCTCTCTCGCCCTGGGCTCGTATCGGGGCTTGGGCAAGACCTCCGGAAATCAACGGACGACCGGACTTTCCCTCCGGCTGGAGCGCTACGCGCGCCAACGAAGCCCTCGCACGGCTGTTGGGAGGCGAAAAAGATGCCCCCGGTCTCACAGTCGAGCAAATTGAGGAATACCACATCGCGGTTCAATGGGGCATGCAACATCCCGGCCAGGTTCAAGGGATAACGCTGCTGGAAGTCGTGAGGCTCAACGACAATGATCTATACCCCCGGTATTGGTGGATGGGCGGAATAGGCTGGTTACCTTATGAAGTAGGACTTATGCCCACTTCCTTTATCATTCAAACACTCAGGGACGCAATATCGGACTCCTACGATTGGACCTTCCCCTTAACATTCATGATGAGCAAAGTCGTAAGTGAGCGTTCCTTTGACGAAATGAATGAAGTTCTATCGGCGTTACTAACTTTGGCAGGCAAACATCCCGATAAAGGAGATATGCCGGTCCGAGGATGGTATTCGCCACAAAATGATGAACAGGCAACCACATGGGCGCTCCGATTCCTGGACTTCGCCGCAGCGCATGCGGAATCAAAACAATTGGCCTCAAGGGCGATCAAGACCGCAGTGTCATGGCTTCATTCACATGGCACGCTGCCAACCCACTGGGCCCAATGCATCGCCATCCATCGGGCAACCCATTCATCGGGCAATCCGTAA
- a CDS encoding protein phosphatase 2C domain-containing protein, with protein sequence MSGVRSNTVAAGEHSGRARILPRIFGKPSAVPTVPLSLARSSLGQHAIVADTGTLAGGQVAMCAASIQGLSHQSGAATRQDSYAFSTEPGRIAVAVADGLGSAPLSHVGSETAARTAVTVAAAGGNASEVAAAVSAALQLAADRQAQPVELFATTLGVLLIDIGEDDGPWQVQLAEWGDTRASVYRPGRVKDGHPDWERLTSEDVNELYANSVRPLPQYRKPRAGGSYLWMPGEMLMLATDGIDSHLVSTNPVGHGLATAWESMPTIWQFIADVGFDRAGARDDRTAFCLFRAAPAKPTGTEEDGRMRPGVGTTPAVPAEVTPEGPSRRSKEGGHPQC encoded by the coding sequence GTGAGCGGGGTCCGTAGCAACACGGTGGCGGCCGGGGAGCACTCCGGCCGCGCTCGGATCCTTCCACGCATCTTCGGGAAGCCCTCCGCCGTCCCGACGGTGCCTCTGTCGCTCGCACGCAGTTCTCTGGGCCAGCATGCCATCGTCGCCGACACGGGGACCCTCGCTGGCGGTCAGGTCGCGATGTGCGCTGCGAGCATCCAGGGCCTATCCCACCAGTCGGGGGCCGCCACGCGCCAGGACAGTTATGCTTTCTCCACCGAGCCCGGCCGGATCGCAGTGGCGGTGGCAGACGGTCTGGGATCCGCTCCTCTGTCGCACGTGGGCTCCGAGACGGCAGCACGGACGGCGGTCACGGTCGCCGCAGCCGGCGGCAATGCCTCGGAGGTCGCAGCAGCTGTTTCGGCCGCCCTCCAGCTCGCGGCTGACCGCCAAGCCCAGCCGGTGGAGCTCTTCGCCACAACACTCGGTGTGCTGCTCATCGACATCGGGGAGGACGATGGGCCTTGGCAGGTGCAGCTCGCCGAATGGGGAGATACCCGCGCCTCGGTGTACCGCCCCGGAAGGGTCAAAGACGGGCATCCCGACTGGGAGCGGCTGACCTCCGAGGACGTGAACGAGCTGTACGCCAATTCCGTCCGGCCGCTTCCCCAGTACCGAAAACCACGCGCCGGGGGCAGCTACTTGTGGATGCCTGGAGAGATGCTCATGCTCGCAACCGACGGCATCGACAGCCACCTGGTCTCCACGAACCCGGTAGGGCACGGTCTGGCGACCGCCTGGGAGTCGATGCCGACGATCTGGCAGTTCATCGCCGACGTAGGCTTCGATCGGGCCGGTGCCCGCGACGATCGTACAGCCTTCTGCCTCTTCAGAGCCGCACCGGCCAAACCGACAGGCACCGAGGAGGACGGCCGCATGCGCCCGGGCGTCGGCACTACGCCGGCAGTCCCTGCCGAGGTCACGCCGGAGGGCCCCTCCCGGCGCAGCAAAGAAGGAGGACACCCCCAGTGCTGA
- a CDS encoding vWA domain-containing protein, which yields MTQETTAFRAAQDSAVAAIVPILLLLDVSGSMESGPGDVPPIDAVNMGVESLITTLKVHPEAADCALVGIAKFSGTAEMVLPFTHISTAAAPPRLHTESSTEFGNAFRLCRFELEAMVTAQKATGATVYRPTVYMITDGEPTDTGWEAELDALSTSTYAPNICVFGVAGATEATLRKIARRDRGHVWLADQGTDPAAVFGALFPALVRSVMLSASAAATAGTGAPAAVPSPIPATIPGMTTLDPM from the coding sequence ATGACTCAGGAAACGACAGCGTTTAGGGCGGCGCAGGATTCCGCGGTTGCGGCGATTGTGCCGATCCTCCTACTGCTCGATGTCAGCGGATCGATGGAATCGGGTCCCGGGGACGTGCCTCCTATTGATGCGGTGAACATGGGCGTCGAGTCTCTGATAACCACGCTAAAGGTTCACCCCGAGGCGGCCGACTGCGCGCTAGTGGGAATTGCGAAATTCTCCGGCACGGCAGAGATGGTGCTGCCCTTCACCCACATCAGCACCGCTGCTGCTCCTCCTAGGCTGCATACCGAGAGTTCCACGGAGTTCGGCAACGCCTTCAGGCTTTGCCGCTTTGAGCTCGAGGCGATGGTGACAGCCCAGAAGGCCACTGGAGCGACGGTGTACCGGCCGACGGTGTATATGATCACCGACGGCGAGCCGACCGACACCGGGTGGGAGGCAGAGCTGGACGCTCTCAGCACCAGCACGTACGCTCCGAACATCTGCGTCTTCGGAGTCGCCGGGGCCACCGAGGCAACGCTGCGCAAGATCGCCCGGCGCGACAGGGGTCACGTGTGGCTGGCAGATCAGGGCACCGACCCTGCCGCGGTCTTCGGCGCCCTGTTCCCGGCCCTGGTGCGAAGCGTCATGCTCTCCGCTTCGGCTGCGGCGACGGCGGGTACCGGTGCTCCCGCCGCGGTCCCGTCACCGATCCCGGCGACCATCCCGGGCATGACGACGCTGGACCCGATGTGA